The following proteins are encoded in a genomic region of Brachypodium distachyon strain Bd21 chromosome 1, Brachypodium_distachyon_v3.0, whole genome shotgun sequence:
- the LOC100824869 gene encoding gamma-glutamyl peptidase 3, which yields MGMGPLENAAPAAADGAAPVMAAPAVVAKAGSYAVLQCGEDSEYVRKAYGGYFEVFRALLAEEGERWQVYKAVRGELPGEAEAAGFDGFVISGSCSDAHSDEPWILALVDLIRRQHAAGKRVLGVCFGHQVLCRALGGKTGRSCKGWDIGVSCMHPTAAAARLFAPLKLPVHMPIIEFHQDEVWELPPGAEVLARSDKTSVEMFRLGDHAMGVQGHPEYSKDILMSIADRLLQRDLILDCQVDVAKASFDVRQPDKELWKKVCRGFLKARLQSQQQKQHKLL from the exons ATGGGAATGGGGCCGCTGGAGaacgccgcccccgccgccgccgacggcgccgcgccggtgatggcggcgccggcggtggtggcgaagGCGGGGTCGTACGCGGTGCTGCAGTGCGGGGAGGACTCGGAGTACGTGCGCAAGGCGTACGGGGGATACTTCGAGGTGTTCCGGGCGCTGCTGGCGGAAGAAGGGGAGCGCTGGCAGGTGTACAAGGCCGTGCGCGGGGAgctccccggggaggccgaggcggccggGTTCGACGGGTTCGTCATCTCCGGCAGCTGCAGCGACGCGCACTCAGACGAGCCGTGGATCCTCGCGCTCGTCGACCTCATCCGCCGCCAGCACGCCGCGGGGAAGCGCGTCCTCGGCGTCTGCTTTGGCCACCAG GTCCTGTGCCGTGCACTGGGCGGCAAGACTGGGAGATCCTGCAAGGGCTGGGACATCGGCGTGAGCTGCATGCACCCCACCGCTGCTGCGGCCAGGCTCTTCGCTCCCCTCAAGCTGCCCGTCCACATGCCCATCATCGAGTTCCACCAGGACGAG GTGTGGGAGCTGCCTCCTGGCGCTGAGGTGCTGGCCCGTTCTGACAAGACCAGCGTCGAGATGTTCCGGCTCGGTGACCACGCCATGGGCGTCCAGGGCCACCCTGAGTACAGCAAGGACATCCTCATGAGCATCGCtgaccgcctcctccagcggGACCTCATCCTG GACTGTCAGGTGGACGTGGCGAAGGCGAGCTTCGACGTGCGGCAGCCGGACAAGGAGCTGTGGAAGAAGGTGTGCAGGGGCTTCCTCAAGGCGAGGCTCCAgtcgcagcagcagaagcaacATAAGTTGCTATAG